One part of the Sphingopyxis sp. TUF1 genome encodes these proteins:
- a CDS encoding tetratricopeptide repeat protein, which yields MHHSFKAAAAAAMGFALASLPAEPVFSTAALDALDPTRLAKAFCGARRAGTALASQLLIASAHAAPAGAGGTIPLYSDLTASPFPVSAQDAQARAFFSQGLLLTYGFNHAGAVRSFREAQRREPGCASCWWGEALALGPNINAPMDDRDREAALNAMDRAMALRGAASPVERALIEAVALRYSRDPAADRAALDAAYADAMLNVARRFPGDDDVAVLAAEAAMNASPWNYWQGDKKTPIGRSGEAVRLVETVLARNPAHVQANHLYIHLMESVDPARAEAAADRLADPRAPSAAHLVHMPGHIYQLRGRHADSIRVNIAAARADEAYILGAGDQGLVRYGYYPHNIHFIVTSAQMAGDMTTAVREAKRLGAVLDPATSARIAWIQSIDAAPYFAMAQFADPKAILAMPAPDARLPYPTAMRHYARAVAQAQRGDRAGFDRELAAMQSLRTSDAFADMVAQGVPGPDLVRLAEFVARGRFAAHQRRYEEAIGFYRQAIEIEAALPYQEPTYWYYPVRQSLGGVLFRAGRPAEASEAFRAALAQAPNNGWALYGLARSEAAQGKKLEAAAARQALGKAWLGRKSWLRMDRL from the coding sequence ATGCACCACAGTTTCAAAGCCGCCGCCGCTGCCGCCATGGGCTTTGCGCTCGCCAGCCTGCCCGCCGAGCCAGTCTTTTCCACCGCGGCGCTTGACGCGCTTGATCCCACGCGTCTGGCAAAGGCCTTTTGCGGCGCCCGCCGCGCGGGCACCGCCCTCGCGAGCCAGTTGCTGATCGCCAGTGCCCACGCCGCCCCGGCGGGCGCGGGCGGCACCATCCCGCTCTACTCCGACCTCACCGCCTCCCCCTTTCCCGTCTCGGCGCAAGACGCGCAGGCGCGCGCCTTTTTCAGCCAGGGGCTGCTCCTAACTTACGGCTTCAACCACGCTGGCGCCGTGCGCTCGTTCCGCGAGGCGCAGCGCCGCGAGCCCGGCTGCGCGTCGTGCTGGTGGGGCGAGGCGCTCGCGCTGGGCCCGAACATCAACGCGCCCATGGACGACCGCGACCGCGAGGCCGCACTGAATGCGATGGACCGCGCGATGGCGCTGCGCGGGGCCGCGAGCCCGGTCGAGCGCGCGCTGATCGAGGCGGTGGCCCTGCGCTATTCGCGCGACCCCGCCGCCGACCGCGCCGCGCTCGACGCCGCCTATGCCGACGCGATGCTGAACGTTGCGCGCCGCTTCCCCGGCGACGACGATGTCGCCGTGCTCGCCGCCGAAGCGGCGATGAACGCCAGCCCATGGAATTATTGGCAGGGCGACAAAAAAACCCCGATTGGGCGCAGCGGCGAGGCGGTGCGGCTGGTCGAGACGGTGCTCGCGCGCAATCCAGCGCATGTCCAGGCCAATCATCTCTATATCCACCTGATGGAATCGGTCGATCCGGCACGCGCCGAGGCCGCCGCCGACCGCCTCGCCGATCCGCGCGCGCCCAGCGCCGCGCATCTCGTCCATATGCCCGGCCACATCTACCAGTTGCGCGGCCGCCACGCCGATTCGATTCGCGTCAACATCGCCGCGGCGCGCGCCGACGAGGCCTATATTCTTGGCGCAGGCGACCAGGGGCTCGTCCGCTACGGCTATTATCCGCACAATATCCATTTCATCGTCACCTCGGCGCAGATGGCGGGCGACATGACGACCGCGGTGCGCGAGGCGAAACGGCTTGGCGCGGTGCTCGACCCCGCGACCTCGGCGCGTATCGCCTGGATCCAGTCGATCGACGCGGCGCCCTATTTCGCGATGGCCCAATTTGCCGATCCCAAGGCAATCCTCGCGATGCCCGCCCCCGACGCGCGCCTGCCCTACCCCACCGCGATGCGCCACTATGCCCGCGCGGTGGCGCAGGCGCAGCGCGGCGACCGCGCCGGCTTCGACCGCGAACTCGCCGCGATGCAAAGCCTCCGCACGTCGGACGCCTTCGCCGATATGGTCGCGCAGGGTGTTCCCGGCCCCGATCTTGTCCGGCTCGCCGAATTCGTCGCGCGCGGCCGCTTCGCCGCGCATCAGCGCCGCTATGAGGAAGCGATCGGCTTCTATCGCCAGGCGATCGAGATCGAGGCCGCGCTTCCGTATCAGGAGCCGACCTACTGGTATTATCCGGTGCGCCAGTCGCTCGGCGGCGTCCTGTTCCGGGCCGGTCGTCCCGCCGAGGCGAGCGAAGCCTTCCGCGCTGCGCTCGCGCAGGCGCCAAACAACGGCTGGGCGCTCTACGGCCTCGCCCGCAGCGAAGCCGCGCAAGGCAAGAAACTCGAAGCGGCTGCCGCCCGGCAGGCGCTCGGCAAGGCATGGCTGGGCCGCAAAAGCTGGCTGCGCATGGACCGGCTATAG
- a CDS encoding NAD(P)/FAD-dependent oxidoreductase, producing MSGSKNRSTSADVAIIGAGPAGLTAAYLLTREGYSVTVIEKDPTYVGGISRTVEHEGFRFDIGGHRFFSKSREVVDLWTEILPDDFIERPRMSRIYYEGKFYSYPLRAFEALWNLGVVRSTLCMMSYAKAKLLPKKKVRSFEDWTINQFGRKLYSIFFKTYTEKVWGMPCDEMSADWAAQRIKGLSLGGAVIDGLKRSLGLNKKPNDGMATKTLLETFRYPRLGPGMMWDAARDKIVAGGNHVLMGHSFKQLTQDQVSGRWRLTANGPDGDVVIDAGHVISSAPMRELAARIHPLPACALTAAPKLNYRDFLTVALKIRSADLFPDNWIYIHDSQVQVGRVQNFRSWSPEMVPDPDLACVGLEYFCFEGDGLWASSDDELVALATKEMAILGLCNPDDVVGGAVVRQEKAYPVYDDDYAAHVETMRSELEARYPTLHMVGRNGMHRYNNQDHAMMTAMLTVRNIVAGEKRYDIWGVNEDAEYHESGTEGEQAALASVRDVPARVAKAA from the coding sequence ATGTCCGGTTCGAAGAACCGTTCGACCAGCGCCGATGTCGCGATCATCGGTGCGGGGCCGGCCGGGCTGACCGCAGCCTATCTGCTGACCAGAGAGGGCTATTCGGTCACGGTGATCGAAAAGGATCCGACCTATGTCGGCGGGATCAGCCGCACGGTGGAGCATGAGGGCTTTCGGTTCGACATCGGCGGGCACCGCTTTTTCTCGAAGAGCCGCGAAGTCGTCGACCTGTGGACCGAGATTTTGCCCGACGACTTCATCGAGCGTCCGCGGATGAGCCGCATCTATTATGAGGGCAAATTCTACAGCTATCCGCTGCGCGCGTTCGAGGCGCTGTGGAACCTCGGCGTCGTGCGTTCGACTTTGTGCATGATGAGCTATGCCAAGGCGAAGCTGCTGCCGAAGAAAAAGGTGCGCAGTTTCGAGGACTGGACGATCAACCAGTTCGGGCGGAAGCTTTATTCGATCTTTTTCAAGACCTACACCGAGAAGGTGTGGGGGATGCCGTGCGACGAAATGTCGGCCGACTGGGCGGCGCAGCGCATCAAGGGGCTGTCGCTCGGCGGCGCGGTGATCGATGGGTTGAAACGCAGCCTGGGGCTCAACAAGAAGCCCAACGACGGCATGGCGACCAAGACGTTGCTCGAAACCTTCCGCTATCCGCGGCTCGGCCCCGGCATGATGTGGGACGCCGCGCGCGACAAGATCGTGGCGGGCGGCAATCATGTATTGATGGGTCACAGCTTCAAACAGCTGACGCAGGATCAGGTGAGCGGCCGCTGGCGGCTGACCGCCAACGGCCCCGATGGGGATGTCGTGATCGACGCGGGCCATGTCATCAGCTCGGCGCCGATGCGCGAGCTCGCGGCGCGCATTCATCCGCTGCCCGCGTGCGCGCTCACCGCAGCACCGAAGCTCAATTACCGCGACTTCCTGACCGTCGCGCTCAAGATCCGGTCGGCAGATCTGTTCCCCGACAACTGGATTTATATCCACGACAGCCAGGTGCAGGTCGGCCGTGTGCAGAATTTCCGCAGCTGGTCGCCCGAAATGGTTCCCGACCCCGACCTTGCGTGCGTCGGCCTCGAATATTTCTGTTTCGAGGGCGACGGCCTCTGGGCGTCGAGCGACGACGAGCTGGTGGCGCTCGCGACGAAGGAAATGGCGATCCTTGGTCTGTGTAACCCCGACGATGTGGTCGGCGGCGCAGTGGTGCGGCAGGAAAAGGCCTATCCCGTCTATGATGATGATTATGCCGCGCATGTCGAGACGATGCGGTCCGAACTGGAGGCGCGCTATCCGACGCTGCACATGGTCGGGCGCAACGGGATGCACCGCTATAACAACCAGGATCATGCGATGATGACCGCGATGCTGACCGTGCGCAACATCGTCGCCGGCGAAAAACGCTATGACATCTGGGGCGTCAACGAAGACGCCGAATATCATGAAAGCGGCACCGAGGGCGAGCAGGCCGCGCTCGCGTCGGTGCGCGATGTGCCGGCGCGCGTCGCCAAGGCCGCCTGA
- a CDS encoding GtrA family protein codes for MQPALKLIESIRRGELRWLNYLLASALALGSDAGLFLLLLDAGLAPVPASATGYCAGILVHWLISSRLVFADGAAARGTGERHRQKLLFVGSAVVGLAVTTAIVGGGSALGLDPRLAKLAAIVVSFQTTYLLRRHIVFRAAAV; via the coding sequence ATGCAGCCCGCGCTCAAACTGATCGAATCGATACGCCGCGGCGAGCTCCGCTGGCTCAACTATCTGCTCGCGAGCGCGCTGGCGCTCGGCAGCGATGCCGGACTGTTCCTGTTGCTGCTCGACGCGGGGCTCGCGCCGGTGCCGGCGTCGGCAACGGGCTACTGCGCCGGCATCCTCGTCCACTGGTTGATTTCGAGCCGCCTCGTATTCGCCGACGGCGCCGCCGCGCGCGGCACGGGTGAGCGGCATCGGCAGAAGCTGCTGTTCGTCGGATCGGCCGTCGTCGGGCTGGCGGTCACGACCGCGATCGTCGGCGGCGGCAGTGCGCTGGGGCTTGACCCCCGCCTTGCCAAGCTCGCGGCGATCGTCGTCAGTTTTCAGACCACCTATCTGCTCCGCCGTCATATCGTCTTCCGGGCCGCCGCGGTATGA
- the msrB gene encoding peptide-methionine (R)-S-oxide reductase MsrB: MIARRHLLGGLALGGGIVAAPMLFAKSARPKAEAGWRLSEAEWKKRLSPLEYRVLREAATERAFTSPLDKEKRAGTFVCAGCALPLYSSKTKYDSGTGWPSFWAPLRGAIGTATDYDLGYPRTEVHCRRCGGHLGHVFNDGPKPTGKRYCMNGAALRFRAA; the protein is encoded by the coding sequence ATGATTGCGCGACGTCATCTTCTCGGCGGACTGGCACTCGGCGGCGGCATCGTCGCCGCGCCAATGCTGTTCGCCAAATCGGCACGGCCAAAGGCGGAAGCCGGCTGGCGCCTGTCCGAAGCCGAATGGAAAAAGCGCCTGTCGCCGCTCGAATATCGCGTGCTGCGCGAAGCGGCGACCGAGCGGGCCTTCACCAGTCCGCTCGACAAGGAAAAGCGCGCCGGCACGTTCGTCTGTGCGGGCTGCGCACTGCCGCTTTATTCGAGCAAAACCAAATATGACAGCGGCACGGGCTGGCCAAGTTTCTGGGCGCCGCTGAGGGGCGCGATCGGCACCGCGACCGATTACGACCTCGGCTATCCGCGCACCGAAGTGCATTGTCGGCGTTGCGGCGGTCACCTCGGCCATGTCTTCAACGACGGGCCGAAACCGACGGGCAAGCGTTATTGCATGAACGGCGCGGCGCTGCGTTTTCGCGCCGCCTGA
- a CDS encoding cytochrome P450 produces MATQIRPAPESAVNPLDVSRAELWSEDRWQGPMRQLRAESPIYYCPESKFGAYWSVTTYKPIQHIEALPKIFSSSWEYGGITVAGDGVEHLKEGEIPMPMFIAMDPPQHTAQRRTVAPAFGPSEIERMRADTVARTAALIDTLPIGQTFDWVEKVSIELTTDMLAILFDFPWEERHRLTAWSDALGDIESFDTTELRQARTAKAFEMGAAFKELWDRKALNPGKHDLISIMLQSDAMKHMSEHEFMGNLILLIVGGNDTTRNSMSAYAYGLHCFPEERAKLEANHDPELAVNAMHEIIRWQTPLAHMRRTAMEDTELFGHQIKKRDKIALWYASANRDESVFPDGDRIIVDRENARRHLAFGYGIHRCVGARVAELQLTTLISEMQKRRLRVNVVGEPERVHASFVHGYRHLPVELEQY; encoded by the coding sequence GTGGCCACCCAAATTCGCCCCGCGCCCGAATCCGCCGTCAATCCGCTCGATGTCAGCCGCGCCGAGCTGTGGAGCGAGGATCGCTGGCAGGGACCGATGCGCCAGCTGCGCGCCGAATCGCCGATCTATTACTGTCCCGAATCGAAATTCGGCGCCTATTGGTCGGTAACGACCTACAAGCCGATCCAGCATATCGAGGCGCTGCCCAAGATTTTCTCGTCGAGCTGGGAATATGGCGGCATCACCGTCGCGGGCGACGGCGTCGAACATCTGAAAGAGGGCGAAATTCCCATGCCGATGTTCATCGCCATGGATCCGCCGCAGCACACCGCGCAGCGCCGCACCGTTGCCCCCGCCTTCGGCCCGTCGGAGATTGAGCGGATGCGCGCCGACACGGTCGCGCGCACCGCGGCGCTGATCGACACGCTGCCCATCGGCCAGACGTTCGACTGGGTCGAAAAAGTGTCGATCGAGCTCACCACCGACATGCTCGCGATCCTGTTCGACTTTCCGTGGGAGGAACGCCACCGGCTCACCGCCTGGTCCGACGCGCTGGGCGACATCGAATCGTTCGACACGACCGAACTGCGCCAGGCGCGCACCGCCAAAGCCTTTGAAATGGGCGCCGCGTTCAAGGAGCTGTGGGACCGCAAGGCGCTTAATCCCGGCAAGCACGACCTCATCTCGATCATGCTGCAATCCGATGCGATGAAGCATATGAGCGAGCATGAATTCATGGGGAATCTGATCCTGCTGATCGTCGGCGGCAACGACACGACGCGCAATTCGATGTCGGCCTATGCCTATGGCCTCCACTGCTTCCCTGAAGAACGCGCCAAGCTCGAGGCGAATCACGATCCCGAACTTGCGGTCAATGCGATGCACGAGATCATCCGCTGGCAGACTCCGCTCGCGCATATGCGCCGCACCGCCATGGAGGATACCGAGCTGTTCGGCCACCAGATCAAGAAGCGCGACAAGATCGCGCTTTGGTATGCGTCGGCAAACCGCGACGAAAGCGTCTTTCCCGACGGCGACCGCATCATCGTGGACCGCGAGAATGCGCGCCGCCACCTCGCCTTCGGTTACGGCATCCACCGCTGCGTCGGCGCGCGCGTCGCCGAGCTTCAGCTCACCACGCTGATTTCGGAAATGCAGAAGCGCCGCCTGCGCGTCAACGTCGTGGGCGAGCCCGAGCGCGTCCACGCGAGTTTCGTCCACGGCTATCGCCACCTGCCGGTCGAACTCGAACAATATTGA
- a CDS encoding ABC transporter permease produces MIPFLRNILVVARRDFLAIVATPTFLLFLLAPLFMVAMGLAGGMGASQLADSARGAERIVVIADAADVEALRAADRRLRDTFRGPDAPPLLDIRLAGPAAPDPRTVAREKGADTYAVMSGPLAAPRIVERNADGSSGRYLALLAGEVLRDRAAGPVAAAQPRFESLQNGGTSIAAQQSLGFGAVFVIFLLTLLLAGQTVSSLAEEKGNKVIEILAAAVPLESVFLGKLLGFLGVAVLFIAFWLVMATGAGLVAAVQADPSSVAAAGKAGQAAGALASTPATGWPFFLGIGFAYFITSFLLLGAVFLGIGAQAATVREIQMLSLPITIFQVGMFSLSAAAASAPDTGLARFAQIFPFSSPLAMAARAATDDDKAVHLLALGWQALWVALVIWIAVQLFRAGVLSGGGNWKFWARGKRA; encoded by the coding sequence ATGATTCCGTTCCTCCGCAATATCCTCGTAGTTGCGCGGCGCGACTTTCTGGCGATCGTCGCGACCCCCACCTTCCTTCTGTTCCTGCTTGCGCCGCTGTTCATGGTCGCGATGGGGCTCGCGGGCGGCATGGGCGCGTCGCAGCTTGCCGACAGCGCCCGCGGCGCCGAGCGGATCGTCGTGATCGCCGATGCCGCCGATGTCGAGGCGCTGCGCGCCGCCGACCGCCGTCTGCGCGACACATTCCGCGGACCCGATGCGCCGCCGCTCCTCGACATCCGCCTCGCCGGCCCGGCGGCGCCCGATCCGCGCACCGTCGCGCGCGAAAAGGGCGCCGATACATATGCCGTGATGAGCGGGCCGCTTGCGGCACCGCGCATCGTCGAGCGCAATGCCGACGGCAGTTCGGGCCGCTATCTGGCGCTCCTGGCGGGCGAGGTGTTGCGCGACCGCGCCGCCGGGCCGGTCGCTGCGGCCCAGCCGCGATTCGAAAGCCTGCAAAACGGCGGGACGAGCATCGCCGCGCAGCAATCGCTCGGTTTCGGTGCGGTGTTCGTCATCTTCTTGCTGACGCTGCTCCTCGCCGGGCAAACGGTCAGTTCGCTCGCCGAAGAAAAAGGCAACAAGGTGATCGAGATTCTCGCCGCCGCGGTGCCGCTCGAAAGCGTCTTTCTCGGCAAGCTGCTCGGCTTCCTCGGCGTCGCAGTACTGTTCATCGCCTTCTGGCTGGTCATGGCGACGGGTGCCGGGCTGGTCGCCGCGGTGCAAGCCGATCCCTCAAGCGTCGCCGCGGCGGGCAAGGCGGGCCAGGCCGCGGGCGCGCTCGCCTCGACCCCCGCGACCGGCTGGCCCTTTTTCCTCGGCATCGGCTTTGCCTATTTCATCACGTCCTTCCTCCTGCTCGGCGCCGTCTTCCTCGGCATCGGCGCGCAGGCGGCGACGGTTCGCGAGATTCAGATGCTCAGCCTGCCGATCACCATTTTCCAGGTCGGCATGTTCAGCCTGTCGGCCGCCGCGGCGAGCGCGCCCGACACCGGGCTTGCCCGTTTTGCGCAGATCTTCCCCTTCTCCTCGCCGCTGGCGATGGCGGCGCGCGCCGCGACCGACGACGACAAGGCGGTCCACTTGCTCGCGCTCGGCTGGCAGGCGCTGTGGGTCGCGCTGGTGATCTGGATCGCGGTGCAGCTGTTCCGCGCGGGCGTGCTAAGCGGCGGTGGCAACTGGAAATTCTGGGCGCGCGGCAAACGCGCCTGA
- a CDS encoding ABC transporter ATP-binding protein — translation MSDFNVEATGLTKYFGDFKAVDDVSLAVPAGSIYGVLGPNGAGKTTSLRMTLGIIDPDEGTSRLLGGLKPQSVRSRIGYLPEERGLYPGMKAREAIAFMGALRGLDWSEGRRRAATFMTELGLERVIDEKIRKMSKGMAQMVQLIGSIVHAPDLIVLDEPFSGLDPVNQERLEMIVRREQARGATILFSTHVMAHAERLCDRIAIIARSARRFEGTVDEARALLPMQVRYTPRERGDTAAIAASLPAGAELRGDAWHFAIEDGDVEPLLARITASGHGVSTLSISRPALHDAFVHIVRQVDAGFEADATEDAIEEASA, via the coding sequence TTGAGCGATTTCAACGTCGAGGCGACCGGCCTCACCAAATATTTCGGCGACTTCAAGGCGGTCGATGACGTCAGCCTGGCGGTGCCGGCGGGCAGCATCTATGGCGTGCTCGGCCCCAATGGCGCGGGCAAGACGACCAGCCTCAGGATGACGCTGGGCATCATCGACCCCGACGAAGGGACGAGCCGCCTGCTCGGCGGGCTGAAACCGCAAAGCGTGCGCAGCCGCATCGGCTATCTGCCCGAGGAACGCGGGCTTTATCCCGGCATGAAAGCGCGCGAGGCGATCGCCTTTATGGGCGCGCTGCGCGGGCTCGACTGGTCGGAGGGTCGCCGCCGCGCCGCCACGTTCATGACCGAACTCGGGCTCGAGCGCGTGATCGACGAAAAGATCCGCAAGATGTCGAAGGGCATGGCGCAGATGGTCCAGCTGATCGGGTCGATCGTCCACGCCCCCGACCTCATCGTCCTCGACGAACCCTTTTCGGGGCTCGACCCCGTCAATCAGGAGCGGCTGGAGATGATCGTGCGGCGCGAACAGGCGCGCGGCGCGACGATCCTGTTTTCGACGCATGTGATGGCGCACGCCGAGCGGCTGTGCGACCGCATCGCGATCATCGCGCGGTCGGCGCGGCGGTTCGAAGGCACCGTCGACGAAGCGCGCGCGCTGCTGCCGATGCAGGTGCGCTACACGCCGCGCGAGCGGGGCGACACCGCCGCGATCGCCGCCAGCCTGCCCGCGGGGGCCGAGCTTCGCGGCGACGCCTGGCATTTTGCGATCGAGGACGGCGATGTCGAACCGCTGCTCGCGCGGATCACCGCGAGCGGCCATGGCGTCAGCACCCTGTCGATCAGCCGCCCCGCGCTGCACGATGCCTTTGTCCATATCGTCCGGCAGGTCGACGCCGGCTTCGAAGCCGACGCCACCGAAGACGCGATCGAGGAGGCCAGCGCATGA
- the queG gene encoding tRNA epoxyqueuosine(34) reductase QueG: MVAEALPPPEDRLETRLEAAARAQGFVAFGIAAADAAPQTAARLQQWLAEGRHGGMIWMENRAEQRGSPRGLWPEVRSVIALGMSYAPSLDPLALANQGDRGRISVYAQGADYHDVVKKALKATARWLVAEAPDCAVKVFVDTAPVMEKPLAAAAGLGWQGKHSNLVSRDHGSWLFLGAIYTTLDLTPSAPGRDRCGSCTACQAACPTDAFPAPYRLDARRCISYLTIEHDGPIPAEFRRAIGNRIYGCDDCLAVCPWNKFADSAHRHRAFLPRAELAAPSLGDLLALDDAEFRQVFAGSPIKRIGRGRMVRNAAIAAGNSGNVRFVPALQRLADDETPMVADAARWALGELVP, from the coding sequence ATGGTTGCCGAAGCCTTGCCTCCCCCCGAAGACCGATTGGAAACGCGCCTGGAGGCGGCCGCGCGCGCGCAGGGTTTCGTCGCCTTCGGCATCGCCGCCGCCGACGCCGCGCCGCAGACGGCCGCGCGTTTGCAGCAATGGCTGGCCGAGGGGCGGCACGGCGGCATGATCTGGATGGAAAACCGCGCCGAGCAACGCGGATCGCCGAGGGGACTTTGGCCCGAGGTGCGGTCGGTGATTGCCCTCGGTATGAGCTATGCCCCTTCGCTCGATCCGCTCGCGCTTGCCAATCAGGGCGATCGCGGCCGCATTTCGGTTTATGCGCAGGGCGCCGACTATCATGACGTCGTCAAAAAGGCGCTGAAGGCGACTGCGCGCTGGCTGGTCGCCGAGGCACCCGATTGCGCAGTGAAAGTGTTCGTCGACACCGCGCCGGTGATGGAAAAGCCGCTGGCGGCGGCGGCGGGGCTCGGCTGGCAGGGTAAGCACAGCAACCTCGTCAGCCGTGACCATGGGAGCTGGTTGTTCCTCGGCGCCATCTATACGACGCTCGATCTGACGCCCTCGGCGCCCGGCCGTGACCGCTGCGGCAGCTGTACGGCGTGCCAGGCGGCGTGCCCCACCGACGCCTTTCCCGCACCCTACCGGCTCGATGCGCGGCGCTGCATCTCCTATCTCACGATCGAGCATGATGGCCCCATTCCCGCCGAGTTCCGGCGGGCGATCGGTAATCGCATCTATGGCTGCGACGATTGCCTCGCCGTCTGTCCGTGGAACAAATTTGCTGATAGCGCCCACCGGCACCGCGCTTTCCTGCCGCGCGCCGAGCTGGCGGCGCCGTCGCTTGGCGATCTGCTCGCGCTCGACGATGCCGAGTTTCGACAGGTGTTCGCGGGGTCGCCGATCAAGCGGATCGGACGCGGACGCATGGTGCGCAACGCGGCGATCGCGGCAGGGAACAGCGGTAATGTGCGCTTTGTGCCCGCGCTCCAAAGGCTCGCGGACGATGAAACACCGATGGTCGCCGACGCCGCGCGCTGGGCGCTGGGCGAACTGGTGCCGTGA